From Varibaculum massiliense, a single genomic window includes:
- a CDS encoding ArsR/SmtB family transcription factor: MELRLDKESLVVYRALASDSRLSVLQQLSQKPATATELAKILHLSKTTLSRHLNQLRQAGLIQVKEDSQHEDRRQKIVSLSVDSIEIVFPSKIYLPFERVTQKTPIGYYSDFQAEPTCGLASRTKIIGVIDDPRSFTCNDRIRSQLLWFSSGFVSYRLQNPLDSNQHAEMLDISMEICSEYPGSNNEWKSDILFTINDVDVGSWTSPGNFSDVRGILTPSWWKSNLSQYGNLIHLRINHEDSTVNGKRISGCTLNELRLHSSPFLTVKIGTKPDSPNQGGLTIFGKYFGNHAQDIVTTLYYSEPSIRSGDSGKLL; encoded by the coding sequence ATGGAACTTCGTCTGGACAAGGAATCCCTAGTAGTTTACCGGGCTCTGGCATCTGATTCACGGCTTAGCGTTCTCCAACAGCTATCTCAAAAACCCGCAACCGCTACCGAACTGGCAAAGATTTTACACCTTAGTAAGACAACGCTTTCGAGACACTTAAACCAGCTACGCCAAGCAGGCTTGATACAGGTAAAAGAAGACTCTCAACATGAAGATCGCCGCCAAAAAATAGTTTCCTTATCTGTCGATTCCATAGAAATAGTTTTCCCTTCGAAGATTTACCTCCCCTTTGAACGTGTCACTCAGAAAACACCTATCGGTTACTATTCGGACTTCCAAGCCGAGCCCACCTGCGGGTTAGCCAGCAGGACCAAGATTATCGGAGTAATTGATGATCCTCGTAGTTTCACTTGCAACGATAGAATTCGCTCCCAGCTATTATGGTTTTCCTCCGGGTTTGTATCTTATCGATTACAAAACCCTTTAGACTCAAATCAACATGCGGAGATGCTTGATATTTCTATGGAAATTTGTAGTGAATATCCCGGATCCAACAACGAGTGGAAAAGCGATATTTTATTTACAATCAACGACGTAGATGTAGGATCTTGGACGAGTCCCGGAAATTTTTCTGACGTTCGTGGCATCTTGACGCCCTCGTGGTGGAAATCCAACTTGAGTCAATATGGAAATCTGATTCATCTACGAATTAATCACGAAGATAGCACGGTGAATGGTAAACGTATATCAGGCTGTACCTTAAATGAGTTACGTCTTCATTCTTCCCCCTTCCTTACGGTTAAAATTGGAACAAAACCTGACTCTCCTAATCAAGGAGGACTTACTATATTTGGGAAGTATTTCGGAAATCACGCGCAAGATATAGTAACCACCTTGTATTATTCGGAACCGTCAATTCGCAGCGGGGATAGCGGCAAGCTCCTCTAA
- a CDS encoding carbohydrate ABC transporter permease has protein sequence MLQTQQKFKKIFQAVFYIPSMFAVSAVMLIFAFLLSRSYGPFTEWFNFDLNVTQTQPYAWLALILVTVWWCIGQNLIIYIAALGGVSQEEIDAARIDGASNFRILRQIQLPSIQLPMLFTVITTTVLQFNVYGQPLMLTNGGPNDSTKVLLMSIQQNAFGSGVPVAGMASAMATILGLVIILVSAVELIILKLCQR, from the coding sequence ATGCTACAGACACAGCAAAAGTTTAAGAAAATTTTTCAAGCAGTTTTTTACATTCCTTCTATGTTCGCTGTTTCAGCTGTAATGCTAATTTTCGCTTTTTTGCTAAGCCGTTCTTATGGCCCCTTTACCGAATGGTTCAATTTTGATCTCAACGTTACTCAAACGCAGCCTTACGCATGGCTGGCTTTGATTCTAGTCACCGTTTGGTGGTGTATCGGACAAAATTTAATTATATATATCGCCGCATTGGGCGGAGTTTCTCAGGAAGAAATAGACGCGGCAAGAATAGATGGAGCTTCAAATTTCCGCATTCTCCGTCAAATACAACTCCCAAGTATCCAACTGCCAATGCTTTTTACAGTAATCACAACTACCGTTTTACAGTTCAACGTTTATGGCCAACCCTTGATGCTGACAAATGGCGGGCCGAATGACTCCACAAAAGTACTACTCATGAGTATTCAACAAAATGCATTTGGATCAGGGGTACCGGTTGCTGGAATGGCATCGGCGATGGCAACGATACTAGGTCTGGTAATCATCCTGGTTTCCGCAGTGGAACTCATCATTCTAAAACTTTGCCAAAGGTAG
- a CDS encoding carbohydrate ABC transporter permease: MKFSTVEKFFAGIILLVLSVLWIFPVVWAFFTSFKSKDEIISSSFSLIPKKFTLANYIELLSANEQTPVLTWFFNSLVISVGETLLVLIVVSLAAYGYTRVNFKGRDVLFLFLLSTMMFPSVLSLIPNYKIVDTLGLLNSPLAVILPGAAGVYNVFLVHQFAKAIPNELDEAARIDGASHLQIYLHVIMPLLKPALTVVALFTFTAAWNDFLWPSIVLTDVGSMAITPGLQLLQGQYETYPGISTAGALIALLPMLAIFIFAQKYFMEALHMTSGIK; this comes from the coding sequence ATGAAGTTTAGCACCGTTGAAAAATTTTTTGCCGGAATTATTCTCTTAGTACTCTCAGTCCTATGGATATTCCCAGTTGTTTGGGCATTTTTCACCTCATTCAAATCCAAAGATGAGATCATTTCTAGCAGTTTTAGTCTGATTCCTAAGAAATTCACTTTGGCTAACTATATCGAGCTACTAAGCGCCAATGAACAAACACCTGTATTGACTTGGTTTTTCAACTCGTTGGTAATCTCCGTAGGTGAAACGCTGCTTGTGTTAATTGTTGTTTCACTCGCAGCCTATGGATACACCCGAGTTAATTTCAAGGGAAGGGACGTACTCTTTTTATTTTTACTATCGACGATGATGTTCCCCTCAGTCCTTAGCTTAATTCCTAACTATAAAATCGTAGACACCTTGGGGCTTTTAAACTCTCCCCTGGCTGTGATATTGCCAGGAGCCGCCGGAGTCTACAATGTTTTCTTAGTTCACCAATTCGCCAAGGCAATCCCTAATGAGCTAGATGAGGCAGCTAGGATAGACGGAGCGAGCCACCTTCAAATTTATTTACATGTGATAATGCCTTTATTAAAACCAGCTTTGACGGTTGTGGCGTTATTTACTTTCACCGCGGCATGGAATGATTTTTTGTGGCCCTCAATTGTACTCACCGATGTGGGAAGCATGGCTATAACCCCTGGCCTGCAACTTTTACAAGGCCAATACGAAACTTACCCTGGTATTTCTACCGCTGGCGCATTAATCGCCTTACTACCGATGCTGGCCATATTTATTTTTGCTCAAAAGTATTTCATGGAAGCACTGCATATGACCAGCGGAATCAAGTAA
- a CDS encoding amidohydrolase produces MSDFDLAEAVKKLGSWQEETYKWLHQHPELSMAETETCDFIDKQLQDFGYETQRIGGGVVGVLQNGEGKTTLFRADIDALPVKEDTGLVYASTMTRRDAQGNEVPVMHACGHDVHITAGLGAARILSENRQTWSGTHIALFQPGEETAEGAKSMVADGLVDKIPQPDVALGQHVLAGPMPTGSVGTHSGAILSTGASLKITVYGKGSHGSMPHMGVDPVVLASAIVLRLQTIVSREIDPFKMAVVTVGSLQAGSKSNIIPERATLLVNIRAYDLQVREHLLSAIKRMVNAECEAAGAPEPAEFELYDSYPLTNNDAETTKTVTDAFVAHFGSERVGDCGEVPASEDFSTIPDAFGIPYCYWGLGGFREDDPGYPNHNPKFAPIMQPTLATGIEAAVTAILAWLGK; encoded by the coding sequence ATGAGCGATTTCGATCTTGCAGAGGCCGTAAAAAAGCTAGGTTCCTGGCAAGAGGAAACCTACAAGTGGCTACATCAGCATCCCGAGCTTTCTATGGCAGAGACAGAAACCTGCGATTTTATTGACAAACAGCTGCAAGACTTCGGTTATGAAACCCAAAGAATCGGAGGCGGCGTTGTGGGCGTACTCCAGAACGGCGAGGGTAAAACCACGCTTTTCCGCGCCGATATCGACGCCTTGCCGGTGAAAGAGGACACCGGACTCGTCTACGCTTCTACGATGACGCGACGCGACGCACAGGGCAACGAAGTGCCGGTTATGCACGCCTGCGGTCACGACGTGCATATTACTGCCGGTCTGGGAGCTGCCCGGATACTTTCCGAAAACCGGCAGACGTGGAGCGGCACCCATATCGCCCTCTTCCAGCCCGGCGAAGAAACCGCCGAGGGCGCAAAATCCATGGTTGCAGACGGCTTGGTTGACAAAATTCCGCAGCCCGATGTGGCTTTAGGGCAGCACGTACTCGCCGGCCCCATGCCTACCGGTTCCGTCGGTACCCATTCCGGTGCCATCCTCTCTACCGGCGCCTCTTTGAAAATTACGGTGTACGGTAAAGGCTCGCACGGCTCTATGCCTCATATGGGAGTCGATCCGGTGGTACTCGCCTCCGCGATTGTGCTGCGCCTGCAAACTATTGTTTCTCGCGAAATTGATCCCTTTAAGATGGCGGTCGTAACCGTAGGTTCCCTGCAAGCCGGTTCCAAGTCGAATATCATTCCTGAACGCGCCACTTTGCTGGTCAATATCCGCGCCTACGATCTGCAGGTGCGCGAACACCTCTTATCAGCAATAAAACGGATGGTCAACGCGGAATGCGAGGCAGCCGGAGCCCCTGAGCCTGCCGAGTTTGAGCTCTACGATTCCTATCCCCTGACCAATAACGATGCCGAAACCACCAAAACGGTAACTGACGCGTTTGTGGCGCATTTCGGATCTGAGCGCGTAGGTGACTGCGGCGAAGTTCCGGCCTCGGAAGATTTCAGTACTATCCCGGATGCGTTCGGGATCCCCTATTGCTATTGGGGCTTAGGAGGATTTCGCGAGGACGACCCGGGGTACCCCAACCATAACCCCAAGTTTGCACCCATCATGCAACCCACGCTGGCCACCGGGATCGAGGCAGCGGTAACTGCAATCCTGGCGTGGCTGGGGAAGTAG
- a CDS encoding ATP-binding protein encodes MITDMIPRNVRVLAEEILSDTPVLTVSGARQVGKSTLVTQLLQNRSHRLLNLDNAATLQAAQTDPDGFVRQFPEGIMAVDEIQRVPELFRAIKAAVDENRRPGRFIITGSSNLMNLKGAEESLAGRAETLRLRGLSKGERAGFKEDFAANAWNPRPQLPESNFERGDYLRLITESSFPEIAEATPRRRDRWVQAYVERVLTKDATELYGIQHPDRLRLLLGRIASLGSSEFVAAHAGRELNIPERSVPGYLNALKDVFLVDVLPAWGTNLTRRVVSKPKVFLQDPAMAASLVGVDAESLEMQISSSFTGGLLESFVATELLKQQEWSAIPFNLFHFRDSTGKEVDLVMESRNREVVGVEVKAAVSLQGKDFSGLRHLQKLAGDKFRCGILLYAGKESLPMGPGLWVMPISTLWTV; translated from the coding sequence ATGATTACCGATATGATCCCAAGAAACGTAAGAGTGTTGGCTGAAGAAATTTTAAGTGACACTCCAGTGCTGACGGTGTCGGGTGCGCGCCAAGTGGGTAAGAGCACCCTAGTAACGCAACTGCTGCAAAATCGGAGTCATCGTTTACTCAACTTGGATAACGCCGCGACCTTACAGGCGGCACAGACAGACCCTGACGGTTTTGTGCGCCAGTTCCCGGAAGGAATCATGGCAGTCGACGAAATCCAACGAGTGCCGGAACTTTTTCGTGCAATCAAGGCCGCAGTCGATGAAAATCGTCGCCCCGGACGGTTTATTATCACTGGTTCTTCGAACTTGATGAATTTGAAAGGCGCGGAGGAATCGTTAGCAGGACGTGCAGAAACTCTGCGTTTACGTGGTTTAAGCAAGGGGGAACGCGCGGGATTTAAAGAAGATTTTGCGGCAAATGCCTGGAATCCTCGCCCCCAACTACCAGAGTCCAACTTCGAACGCGGTGACTATCTGCGTCTGATTACCGAATCCTCTTTTCCCGAAATTGCTGAGGCTACCCCTCGCCGGCGTGACCGTTGGGTTCAGGCGTATGTGGAACGGGTATTAACCAAGGATGCTACCGAGCTGTACGGGATTCAGCATCCAGACCGACTGCGCCTCTTGCTGGGAAGAATTGCCTCGCTGGGATCCTCAGAATTTGTTGCCGCGCACGCCGGCAGGGAACTGAATATTCCAGAGCGGAGCGTTCCCGGGTATCTAAATGCTTTAAAAGACGTGTTCTTGGTTGATGTTTTACCAGCTTGGGGTACTAATCTAACCAGGCGAGTGGTTTCGAAACCAAAAGTTTTCCTGCAAGATCCCGCCATGGCGGCCAGCCTGGTAGGGGTAGATGCCGAGTCCTTGGAAATGCAAATTTCCAGTTCCTTTACCGGTGGGTTACTTGAATCTTTCGTGGCCACCGAACTTTTGAAACAACAAGAGTGGTCAGCAATACCCTTCAACTTGTTCCACTTCCGTGACTCCACCGGTAAAGAGGTAGATCTGGTTATGGAGTCAAGGAATCGCGAGGTGGTAGGGGTAGAAGTTAAGGCGGCAGTCAGTTTGCAGGGCAAAGATTTCTCCGGATTGCGTCACCTGCAAAAGTTAGCTGGCGACAAGTTCCGATGTGGAATCCTACTTTATGCCGGAAAAGAATCTTTGCCGATGGGGCCGGGTCTTTGGGTAATGCCTATCTCTACGCTCTGGACTGTTTAG
- a CDS encoding glycoside hydrolase family 2 protein, translating into MTYLRNEYPRPQFKRENWQNLNGVWNFCFDDEDEGLRERWFLQDTPFKMQINVPFVYECELSGINVQERHDIIWYKRDFDTPTLTPQQRLILHFGAVDYQAQVFINGQMVKEHIGGETPFSIDVTPFLEKGTVQSLCLRVHDPLDNQEIPRGKQFWMPKSQGIWYTRSSGIWQTVWLEVVNDQHIESLSIEPDLDSGTVEFNIKAKTSNRNTMLGLEIYYRHQLVVETRTKCIEPKLKFSVDLVQSDVFRTGFHDSDEYLWSPEYPNLFTVKLTLIDIGSNIEIDSVSSYFGMRKIHSENGIICLNNKPYYQKLVLDQGYWPRGLLTAPEDKDYRRDISLAKEMGFNGCRKHQKLEDPRFLYWADKLGFLVWEECSSTPFFTAESQIAIFDSWKEVYLRDRNHPCIITWVPLNESWGVPNIHLDGKQQHWAQTLYHLLRSLDNTRLVSSNDGWDQTVTDICAIHNYRFGKNEDDPEFKEFCETLSSPEALVSQYVSGRPVYANGFSYGGEPILVTECGGMGFATNQESDWSYLSICSEKEFLSAYRRLVSALCTSKYVQGFCYTQLTDVEQEVNGLLTYDRKPKFDLKELHQINANN; encoded by the coding sequence ATGACCTATTTACGTAATGAGTATCCACGTCCGCAGTTTAAGCGGGAGAACTGGCAGAATCTAAATGGAGTATGGAATTTCTGCTTTGACGACGAAGACGAGGGTCTGCGTGAGCGTTGGTTTTTACAAGACACCCCTTTCAAGATGCAGATCAATGTCCCTTTCGTTTATGAATGTGAGCTCAGCGGCATTAATGTCCAAGAGCGACACGACATTATCTGGTACAAACGCGATTTTGATACGCCGACCTTAACCCCACAACAACGCTTAATACTGCATTTTGGAGCAGTCGACTATCAAGCACAAGTATTTATTAACGGCCAGATGGTAAAAGAACACATCGGCGGTGAGACCCCGTTCTCTATCGATGTCACACCTTTCCTCGAAAAAGGGACTGTTCAAAGCCTTTGTTTACGAGTTCATGACCCGCTTGATAACCAAGAAATACCGCGTGGCAAACAGTTCTGGATGCCGAAATCCCAGGGAATCTGGTACACACGAAGCAGCGGAATCTGGCAAACGGTTTGGTTGGAAGTTGTAAACGATCAACATATTGAATCGCTATCTATCGAACCCGATTTGGACAGTGGAACTGTTGAGTTCAATATTAAAGCTAAAACCAGCAATCGAAATACTATGCTGGGTTTGGAGATTTATTATCGCCATCAACTGGTCGTAGAGACACGTACCAAATGTATAGAGCCCAAACTAAAGTTTTCTGTGGATCTCGTGCAATCAGATGTCTTCCGAACAGGTTTTCATGACAGCGATGAATACTTGTGGAGCCCAGAATATCCCAATTTATTTACAGTTAAACTAACGTTAATAGATATTGGTTCAAATATTGAAATAGACTCTGTTAGCAGCTATTTCGGAATGCGAAAAATACATTCAGAAAATGGAATTATTTGTTTAAACAACAAGCCTTACTACCAAAAATTAGTTCTTGACCAGGGATATTGGCCTAGAGGCTTACTGACTGCCCCTGAAGATAAGGATTATCGTCGGGATATTTCCTTGGCGAAAGAGATGGGCTTCAATGGGTGCCGAAAACATCAAAAACTTGAAGATCCTCGTTTTCTCTATTGGGCAGATAAACTAGGTTTTCTAGTTTGGGAGGAATGTTCCTCTACCCCGTTTTTCACTGCGGAATCTCAAATAGCCATTTTCGATTCTTGGAAAGAGGTTTACCTGCGAGATCGTAATCATCCCTGTATCATAACCTGGGTACCACTGAATGAAAGCTGGGGTGTTCCCAATATCCACTTAGATGGGAAACAACAGCACTGGGCACAGACTCTGTATCATTTGTTGCGTTCGCTCGACAACACTCGTCTGGTGAGTTCCAACGATGGTTGGGATCAAACTGTCACCGATATCTGTGCCATTCACAATTATCGGTTCGGAAAAAATGAAGACGACCCCGAGTTCAAAGAATTCTGTGAAACTCTTAGCTCCCCGGAGGCGTTAGTGTCGCAATATGTTAGCGGACGCCCGGTATACGCCAATGGGTTCAGTTATGGCGGAGAGCCCATTCTAGTTACTGAATGCGGGGGTATGGGATTTGCTACCAATCAGGAGTCGGACTGGAGTTACCTCAGCATATGTTCCGAAAAAGAATTTTTATCTGCCTATCGACGCCTTGTTTCTGCGCTCTGCACTTCAAAGTATGTGCAGGGATTCTGTTACACCCAGCTCACGGATGTCGAACAAGAGGTCAATGGGCTACTAACCTACGACCGCAAGCCCAAATTCGATTTGAAGGAGCTACACCAGATTAACGCAAACAACTAG
- a CDS encoding extracellular solute-binding protein: protein MTGPDAKAAKATFDDYNKTNPDIKVKMLTMKKDTFNAKLATTARSGKDVPDIAWVASEEVPSWQSQGILDSWDKLIKGTKLTKDAYLPAAWTAGQVDNSQYGIPGTMGTWVMYYNKDLVDKYVPGAMDDGIATFEEIEKAGAAAKADGVYSYANSWPFQNYDNLYLQMGGKWTDENGNISVDNDTSTKVFEELKNLLDEGYMVPDGKEAVKLFMNGKLIFMPEGTWQLSTVKDAKFEWGETTVPQWALENLVQCSGADQYVIIRNKSGRSDEKLKGMVAFMEWLQSNQLEMLKSGANPSAKAMLDNSEYASMPQSFLLKQENIAKSVNVINTPGLSYVNTEVDARAWDMITGKANIKQTMQDIQKIAEQKMKK, encoded by the coding sequence GTGACGGGCCCCGATGCAAAAGCGGCAAAAGCTACTTTTGACGATTACAACAAGACCAATCCGGACATAAAAGTTAAGATGCTCACGATGAAGAAGGATACCTTCAACGCCAAGCTAGCTACCACGGCTCGCAGCGGTAAGGATGTACCCGATATTGCGTGGGTGGCGTCCGAAGAGGTTCCTTCTTGGCAGAGCCAAGGAATTTTAGATTCTTGGGATAAACTAATCAAAGGCACGAAGCTAACTAAAGATGCTTATTTGCCAGCCGCTTGGACTGCAGGACAGGTGGATAACTCTCAATACGGAATCCCCGGAACCATGGGTACCTGGGTCATGTATTACAACAAAGATTTAGTCGATAAATATGTCCCTGGCGCCATGGATGACGGCATAGCAACTTTTGAAGAAATAGAAAAGGCAGGTGCTGCAGCTAAGGCCGATGGCGTCTATTCTTATGCAAACTCTTGGCCGTTCCAGAACTACGATAATCTCTATCTACAAATGGGCGGTAAGTGGACTGATGAAAATGGCAACATCTCCGTAGACAACGATACTTCTACTAAGGTCTTTGAAGAGTTAAAGAACCTTTTAGACGAGGGATACATGGTTCCGGACGGCAAGGAAGCAGTCAAGTTGTTCATGAACGGTAAACTGATTTTTATGCCCGAGGGAACTTGGCAACTCTCCACAGTAAAAGACGCGAAATTCGAGTGGGGAGAAACAACAGTTCCCCAGTGGGCTCTGGAAAACCTAGTCCAATGTTCCGGTGCTGATCAGTACGTGATAATCAGGAACAAGAGTGGGCGATCCGATGAAAAGCTAAAGGGTATGGTGGCTTTCATGGAATGGCTACAGTCTAACCAACTCGAAATGTTGAAGTCAGGGGCAAACCCCTCGGCTAAAGCCATGCTAGATAACTCAGAATATGCGAGTATGCCGCAATCCTTCCTGTTAAAGCAAGAAAACATCGCCAAATCTGTCAACGTAATCAACACTCCTGGACTCAGTTATGTAAACACCGAAGTCGACGCCAGGGCATGGGACATGATAACTGGCAAAGCCAATATCAAGCAAACTATGCAAGATATCCAGAAAATCGCTGAACAGAAAATGAAAAAGTAA